The proteins below are encoded in one region of Levilactobacillus namurensis:
- a CDS encoding MarR family winged helix-turn-helix transcriptional regulator codes for MKSSLAALMTVTKAEQTLLRRLTKAHHLTVAEWQLLDHIGGGANTQESLAEATRLDTSTLSRQLKGLVTKELISKKAVGRDKRQLIYTVTDQGAVTASAMNRDFEDLADQIFEHWSDDERNLLQILLNRLAKSMDRQRTFSEHS; via the coding sequence TTGAAATCAAGTTTAGCAGCGTTAATGACGGTCACTAAGGCCGAACAGACCCTCTTACGCCGGCTGACCAAAGCCCACCATTTGACGGTCGCCGAATGGCAACTGTTGGACCATATTGGTGGGGGTGCCAACACCCAAGAGAGTCTCGCCGAAGCAACTCGGCTGGACACCTCTACTTTAAGTCGGCAACTAAAAGGATTGGTGACCAAGGAACTGATTAGCAAAAAGGCCGTTGGTCGGGATAAACGGCAGTTGATTTATACCGTGACGGATCAGGGGGCCGTCACCGCTTCGGCGATGAATCGCGATTTCGAAGACTTAGCCGATCAGATTTTTGAACATTGGTCAGACGATGAACGCAATCTTTTACAGATTCTGTTGAACCGACTCGCTAAAAGCATGGATCGTCAACGCACCTTTTCAGAACATTCTTAG
- a CDS encoding alkaline phosphatase family protein, with product MQSRLIVISLDALGSRDLDEHLDDLPNLRRLLATGTRVKRVRGIYPTLTYPSHTTIITGQYPREHGIVNNTKRQPQRQSPDWYWYQRDVKVPTLYDLVRQHHQKTAAFLWPVTAGSKITYNLAEIFPNRIWTNQVLVSLKASSPAFLLRMNQKYGHLRRGIQQPELDDFITACAVDTITHKKPQLTLIHLVDMDSMRHRYGVRSPQAMAALRRLDKRVGQLIDATIEAGTFAETNFAILGDHYQINVDHMIHLNQAFAQRGWLTATKEGTVKNDWHVWAKTCDGCTYVYTRNFADNQALKTLLEQTEGVERVISGDAAASRGADPQCQWLVEAQAGYYFTDETHRPAVVEAVDPETLGQPDRYHGVHGYDPDKPDYFTTLVLAGPAIKSGHVIDTAELVDEAPTFAHLLGVHFPEPLPGHALTDAFKD from the coding sequence ATTCAATCACGTTTAATTGTTATCTCGCTAGACGCTCTAGGGAGTCGAGACCTCGATGAACACCTGGACGATTTGCCGAATTTACGCCGACTGCTGGCCACCGGAACCCGGGTCAAGCGGGTGCGGGGCATCTATCCCACACTAACTTATCCCTCCCATACCACCATTATCACGGGGCAGTATCCGCGAGAACACGGAATCGTGAACAACACCAAGCGCCAACCCCAACGCCAGTCTCCTGATTGGTATTGGTACCAGCGCGATGTTAAAGTCCCAACGCTGTACGACTTAGTTCGGCAGCATCATCAAAAAACTGCTGCCTTTCTATGGCCCGTCACGGCAGGAAGCAAGATTACGTACAATCTAGCCGAGATTTTTCCGAACCGCATCTGGACGAACCAGGTTCTGGTATCCCTTAAGGCTAGCAGTCCGGCATTTCTGTTACGCATGAATCAGAAGTATGGCCACCTTCGCCGTGGGATTCAACAACCGGAATTAGACGACTTCATCACAGCGTGTGCGGTCGACACGATTACCCATAAGAAACCGCAGTTAACCCTTATCCACCTGGTCGACATGGACAGTATGCGTCACCGGTACGGTGTACGGTCACCGCAAGCCATGGCCGCCTTACGCCGCTTGGACAAACGGGTGGGCCAATTGATCGACGCCACGATCGAAGCGGGGACCTTTGCGGAGACCAACTTTGCGATCCTGGGCGACCACTACCAGATCAACGTGGACCACATGATTCACCTGAACCAAGCCTTCGCCCAACGGGGATGGTTAACCGCCACGAAAGAGGGTACGGTGAAGAACGACTGGCACGTCTGGGCCAAGACCTGTGACGGGTGTACCTACGTCTACACGCGCAACTTTGCGGACAACCAGGCGCTTAAGACCCTGCTGGAACAGACCGAAGGGGTCGAACGGGTCATTTCCGGTGACGCGGCAGCTAGTCGGGGCGCCGACCCGCAGTGCCAGTGGCTGGTCGAAGCCCAAGCGGGGTATTACTTTACGGATGAGACCCACCGGCCAGCCGTCGTGGAAGCCGTCGACCCTGAGACCCTGGGGCAACCAGACCGGTACCATGGCGTTCACGGGTATGATCCCGATAAGCCGGATTACTTCACTACCTTGGTACTTGCGGGACCAGCCATTAAGTCGGGACACGTCATTGACACCGCTGAATTGGTCGATGAAGCGCCAACGTTTGCACACTTGTTAGGTGTTCATTTCCCTGAACCCTTACCAGGGCACGCGTTAACGGATGCCTTTAAGGATTAG
- a CDS encoding DegV family protein encodes MKIAVVTDSTSYLSAEEVERYHIHVVPIPVIIDGRSYDEGVDISTGEFYDWLRNSKSFPSTSQPPLGEMINLYNQLADEGYDTVISIHLASTISGFVNQLKNIAPTIENIRVIPYDSQITVKLMGYLAIEASRMADKGATPEEIIARLDDLRSTIGEYFVVDDLQNLVRGGRLSNASAFIGSVLRIKPLLTFDDDTHEIVAFEKVRSRKKALARVEQLFVEAQAKVDYPLRALVIDANDPEGGQNWADKISAQYPDLPIERSYFGPVIGAHLGEKALALAWLKDYERA; translated from the coding sequence ATGAAGATTGCTGTGGTCACCGATAGTACCAGCTATTTGTCCGCAGAAGAGGTCGAGCGGTATCATATCCATGTCGTGCCCATTCCAGTGATCATCGATGGGCGCTCTTATGACGAAGGCGTTGATATCTCCACGGGTGAATTCTACGATTGGTTGCGTAACTCCAAGTCTTTTCCAAGTACATCGCAACCGCCATTGGGTGAGATGATCAATCTCTACAACCAATTGGCCGACGAAGGTTACGATACGGTTATCAGTATCCACCTTGCCAGCACTATCTCGGGGTTTGTCAATCAACTTAAAAACATCGCACCCACGATTGAAAATATCCGGGTCATCCCGTATGACTCTCAGATTACGGTCAAGCTAATGGGGTATCTGGCCATTGAAGCTTCGCGGATGGCGGACAAGGGGGCGACCCCCGAAGAGATCATTGCGCGTCTGGACGACTTACGGTCCACGATCGGTGAATACTTCGTGGTGGACGACCTCCAAAACCTGGTTCGCGGGGGACGCTTATCCAACGCTTCGGCCTTCATTGGCAGTGTTCTGCGAATCAAACCGCTGTTAACGTTTGATGATGACACCCACGAAATCGTGGCCTTTGAGAAAGTCCGGTCACGCAAGAAGGCCTTAGCCCGAGTGGAACAGCTCTTTGTGGAAGCCCAGGCCAAGGTCGATTATCCGCTGCGGGCCTTAGTGATCGATGCCAACGACCCCGAGGGGGGGCAGAACTGGGCAGATAAAATTTCCGCGCAGTATCCTGACCTGCCGATTGAACGGTCCTACTTTGGTCCCGTTATTGGGGCTCACCTAGGGGAAAAAGCATTAGCGCTAGCCTGGTTGAAGGACTACGAACGTGCTTAG
- a CDS encoding GtrA family protein has product MKRLIKLFDHYKDVIAYLFFGGMTTLVNMVVFFITNDLWHWNYQVGNAMAWFLSVLFAYLTNRVWVFHSHFTTFRALEQETVKFFGARAATLVIDAGIMWIGISLLQQNAMLTKLVDQVVVVVANYFLSKWFVFRKAKAMVKD; this is encoded by the coding sequence ATGAAACGACTCATAAAACTTTTTGATCACTATAAAGACGTCATTGCTTATCTGTTTTTCGGGGGGATGACGACCCTGGTTAACATGGTGGTCTTCTTCATCACCAACGATTTATGGCACTGGAATTACCAGGTGGGGAACGCCATGGCCTGGTTCCTATCGGTGCTCTTTGCTTATTTGACTAACCGGGTGTGGGTCTTCCATTCCCACTTTACAACGTTTCGGGCCTTAGAACAGGAAACCGTTAAGTTCTTTGGCGCCCGGGCAGCCACGTTGGTGATTGACGCCGGCATCATGTGGATCGGAATCTCTTTGCTTCAGCAAAACGCCATGTTGACCAAGTTGGTCGACCAAGTCGTGGTGGTCGTTGCCAACTACTTCTTAAGCAAATGGTTCGTCTTCCGTAAGGCGAAGGCCATGGTTAAGGATTAA
- the ribD gene encoding bifunctional diaminohydroxyphosphoribosylaminopyrimidine deaminase/5-amino-6-(5-phosphoribosylamino)uracil reductase RibD, with product MSLINDSVYLAMAADQARLGQGHTWTNPVVGAVIVKHHQVLARGYHHRFGEPHAEIDALNHLADLDQARGATIYVTLEPCSHYGKTPPCADRLIQVGIQRVVIGQLDPNPLVAGRGVAKLKAAGVQVTVLGTTSALNRAYNFFYQHHRPFVTVKYAMSIDGKLNAAGSQRTHLTSQAAYHDSQALRATQQAILIGEHTVQQDDPQLTVRTQPVDFAPWRIVLMQDADQLAETAAILQTPTPVYLLVRQPSQRQWPDFVHVVVQPEWTPQQILDWLSTQGIQSLLIEGGSQVQATWLASGAVDQLITYLAPLTLGGTGLPVAQGVPGTVQRSWGLVQTQALQPDIKLTYRRSADYVYRNH from the coding sequence GTGAGTTTGATCAACGATTCAGTTTATTTAGCCATGGCAGCCGACCAAGCCCGGTTAGGTCAGGGACATACCTGGACGAACCCGGTCGTCGGCGCCGTCATTGTCAAGCACCATCAAGTCTTAGCACGGGGGTACCATCACCGTTTTGGAGAACCCCATGCGGAAATTGACGCTTTGAATCACCTGGCCGACCTTGACCAGGCCCGAGGCGCCACCATCTATGTCACGTTAGAACCCTGCAGCCACTATGGTAAGACCCCGCCGTGCGCGGATCGCTTGATTCAGGTGGGAATTCAGCGCGTAGTCATCGGCCAACTGGACCCTAATCCGTTAGTCGCCGGCCGTGGTGTCGCTAAACTCAAGGCTGCGGGCGTCCAAGTCACCGTTCTGGGGACCACCAGTGCACTGAATAGGGCGTACAACTTCTTTTACCAGCATCACCGGCCGTTCGTCACGGTCAAGTACGCGATGAGCATTGACGGCAAATTAAACGCTGCCGGTTCCCAACGAACACACCTAACCAGCCAAGCCGCCTACCACGATAGCCAGGCTCTGCGCGCCACACAACAGGCGATTCTAATTGGCGAGCATACCGTTCAACAGGATGATCCCCAGCTAACGGTGCGCACGCAACCAGTAGATTTTGCACCTTGGCGGATCGTCCTGATGCAAGACGCCGACCAACTGGCGGAGACAGCGGCCATCTTACAGACGCCAACGCCGGTATACCTCCTGGTTCGCCAGCCCAGTCAGCGGCAATGGCCAGATTTCGTTCACGTCGTGGTCCAACCGGAGTGGACGCCGCAACAGATCTTAGACTGGTTGAGCACGCAGGGCATCCAATCCTTATTGATTGAGGGAGGCAGCCAGGTCCAAGCCACTTGGTTGGCTTCTGGCGCCGTGGATCAGCTGATTACGTACCTAGCGCCTTTGACTTTAGGCGGTACCGGCTTACCCGTCGCCCAAGGCGTTCCCGGAACCGTTCAACGGTCCTGGGGATTGGTCCAAACCCAAGCTTTACAGCCGGATATTAAGCTCACGTATAGGAGGTCTGCAGATTATGTTTACCGGAATCATTAA
- a CDS encoding riboflavin synthase, with the protein MFTGIIKGQGTIAQSVRTATQQRLTIHTPLAHRWHSQIGDSLAINGVCLTIIAMTDQDFTVDVMPETYHRTTLGDQAIGDAVNLEPALRVGDRLGGHLVLGHVDTVAQLVDRTPDTNAEILTFEYPTAYYAELAEKGSVTLDGVSLTLVTVSPTQFSVSLIPQTLHETSLGRRQPGDNVNLETDVLTKYLLHQREAKS; encoded by the coding sequence ATGTTTACCGGAATCATTAAGGGACAGGGAACCATTGCTCAAAGCGTTCGCACCGCTACCCAGCAACGACTGACCATCCATACCCCGCTAGCGCACCGTTGGCACAGCCAGATTGGCGATAGCCTCGCCATTAACGGTGTCTGCCTGACCATTATTGCCATGACCGACCAAGACTTCACGGTAGATGTCATGCCCGAAACCTATCACCGAACGACGCTGGGCGACCAAGCCATCGGTGATGCAGTCAACTTAGAACCGGCATTGCGCGTCGGGGATCGGTTAGGCGGTCACCTGGTCTTAGGCCACGTCGATACGGTTGCCCAACTGGTCGACCGGACACCAGACACCAACGCCGAGATTCTCACCTTCGAGTACCCAACGGCCTACTACGCCGAATTAGCGGAGAAGGGGTCCGTCACACTTGATGGCGTCAGTCTGACCCTGGTGACGGTCTCTCCAACCCAGTTCAGTGTCAGTCTAATTCCCCAGACCCTCCACGAGACCAGCCTGGGACGGCGTCAACCGGGTGACAACGTGAACTTAGAAACCGATGTTTTAACTAAATATTTATTGCATCAACGGGAGGCAAAATCATGA